The Gemmata palustris genome includes a region encoding these proteins:
- a CDS encoding sensor histidine kinase: MARRRLRHKLMLGLVLVAGSIGLLASGTAYGIYTYYVSVKTIDRKVSELAIVTQMIGALNTFDQGDPNNGDGCLLAIDSTRALLNGTYGFDQANKKNVQAGYDPDDGAQESFLIPELNRNLDALQKEVNDVIQKPQSGSTTVAVRDQEQVRREYGSARRTAENLRHALLDDIQKSGQESFGAIRRTAWVVGFAMVWALALVATMLYYFRVWMFAPIRELQAGVQRVQSGTFDQPLTLTSGDELQELADEFNAMVARLHAVYADLARQVNERSRQLVRSERMVSVGFLAAGVAHEINNPLASILFCSEALERRLQDVLASSTAPPAETEVLTRYLKMIQQEALRCKDITQKLLDFSRTGERTKDPADLTGLVRGVLEVARHLPSSRGKGVAFEPAGYIVAPVNAQDLKSVILNLVVNALDSMEDGGQLGITLGTAGGYAELIFADTGCGMAPEVLQNIFEPFYTKSRTGKGTGLGLFISHQIVDQHGGTITAASAGPGTGSTFTVRIPLQLAPGVSDAPGSEGDSEPAPTVLTFPGSRTAA, translated from the coding sequence GTGGCTCGCCGCCGATTGCGCCACAAACTGATGCTGGGCCTGGTCCTCGTGGCCGGGAGCATTGGGCTATTGGCGAGCGGCACGGCTTACGGCATTTACACGTATTATGTGAGCGTAAAGACGATCGATCGCAAGGTTAGTGAGCTGGCGATCGTGACTCAGATGATTGGTGCGTTGAACACTTTTGACCAGGGCGACCCTAACAACGGTGACGGTTGCCTTTTGGCCATAGATTCCACCCGGGCACTTCTGAACGGAACTTACGGTTTCGACCAAGCGAATAAGAAAAATGTTCAGGCGGGGTACGACCCCGATGATGGCGCTCAGGAGTCATTTCTTATACCGGAATTAAACAGAAATCTGGATGCGCTTCAGAAAGAAGTCAATGACGTAATACAAAAGCCACAAAGTGGTAGCACAACTGTAGCGGTCCGGGATCAGGAACAGGTTCGTAGAGAGTACGGGAGCGCCCGGCGCACTGCGGAAAATTTACGTCACGCACTTCTCGACGACATTCAGAAGAGCGGCCAGGAATCTTTCGGCGCGATCCGGCGGACCGCCTGGGTGGTCGGGTTCGCGATGGTCTGGGCGCTGGCGCTCGTCGCGACGATGCTGTACTACTTCCGCGTGTGGATGTTCGCCCCGATCCGCGAGCTGCAAGCCGGGGTCCAGCGCGTTCAGAGCGGGACGTTCGATCAGCCCCTCACGCTCACTTCCGGCGACGAGCTCCAGGAGCTCGCGGACGAGTTCAACGCGATGGTCGCCCGCCTGCACGCGGTCTACGCGGACCTCGCCCGCCAGGTGAACGAGCGGAGCCGGCAGCTCGTGCGGTCCGAGCGCATGGTGTCCGTCGGGTTCCTCGCCGCGGGCGTCGCGCACGAAATCAACAACCCGCTCGCGAGCATCCTCTTCTGTTCCGAAGCGCTCGAGCGCCGGTTGCAAGACGTGCTCGCGTCCAGCACCGCGCCGCCCGCGGAAACCGAAGTCCTCACGCGCTACCTGAAGATGATTCAACAGGAAGCGCTGCGGTGTAAGGACATCACACAGAAGTTGCTCGACTTCAGCCGCACGGGGGAGCGCACGAAGGATCCGGCCGACCTCACCGGCCTGGTCCGCGGCGTCCTCGAAGTCGCGCGGCACCTGCCGTCGAGCCGCGGGAAGGGCGTCGCCTTCGAGCCGGCCGGGTACATCGTCGCCCCCGTTAACGCACAAGACTTGAAGAGTGTGATTTTGAACCTCGTGGTGAACGCGCTCGACAGCATGGAAGACGGCGGTCAGTTGGGGATCACGCTCGGGACCGCCGGCGGGTACGCGGAACTGATCTTCGCGGACACCGGGTGCGGCATGGCGCCGGAGGTGTTGCAGAACATCTTCGAGCCGTTCTACACCAAGAGCCGCACGGGGAAGGGGACCGGGCTGGGGCTGTTTATCAGCCACCAGATCGTGGACCAGCACGGCGGGACGATCACGGCCGCCAGTGCCGGACCGGGCACCGGGAGCACGTTCACCGTTCGCATCCCGCTGCAGCTCGCACCAGGTGTATCGGATGCGCCGGGGAGCGAGGGCGACTCGGAACCGGCGCCCACTGTGCTGACATTTCCCGGCAGCCGCACCGCGGCATGA
- the kdsA gene encoding 3-deoxy-8-phosphooctulonate synthase, protein MEPHPPMSVVTVGSYQIGAGNPLLWICGPCVIESHALTLRIAETLRGYADKLSLPLVFKASFDKANRSSGKSFRGPGLHEGLKTLEAVKRATGLPVTTDIHECAQAAPAAEVCDVLQVPAFLARQTDLLEACGRTGRVVNVKKGQFMSPWDMKNVVAKLSEFGSRNVLLTERGTTFGYGLLVNDMRSVPWMQETGAPVIFDATHSVQRPGALGDRTGGDRDMVPVLTRAAVAAGCDGVFLETHPNPDEAKSDGPNMLPLDALPELFTRCLRIRAALSNAVSQGSGSKFPADDKKAS, encoded by the coding sequence ATGGAGCCGCACCCCCCTATGAGCGTCGTGACCGTGGGGTCTTATCAGATCGGCGCCGGCAACCCGTTGCTGTGGATCTGCGGTCCGTGTGTGATCGAATCACACGCCCTGACGCTGCGCATCGCGGAAACGCTCCGCGGGTACGCGGACAAGCTCTCGCTCCCGCTCGTGTTCAAGGCCTCCTTCGACAAGGCGAACCGGAGTTCCGGCAAGTCGTTTCGCGGGCCGGGGCTTCACGAGGGCCTTAAAACTCTGGAAGCCGTTAAACGAGCAACCGGCTTGCCGGTAACCACCGACATTCACGAGTGCGCACAAGCGGCCCCGGCCGCAGAAGTGTGCGACGTGCTTCAAGTTCCGGCGTTCCTCGCGCGCCAAACCGACTTGCTGGAAGCGTGCGGCCGGACCGGGCGCGTGGTGAACGTCAAAAAGGGGCAATTCATGTCCCCGTGGGATATGAAGAACGTGGTCGCGAAGCTCTCCGAGTTCGGGAGCCGAAACGTGCTCCTGACCGAGCGCGGCACGACCTTCGGTTACGGGTTGCTGGTCAACGACATGCGATCCGTGCCGTGGATGCAAGAAACCGGTGCTCCGGTGATCTTCGACGCCACCCACAGCGTACAGAGACCGGGAGCGCTCGGGGACCGCACGGGGGGGGACCGCGACATGGTGCCGGTCCTGACCCGCGCCGCGGTCGCCGCCGGGTGCGACGGGGTGTTCCTCGAAACGCACCCGAACCCGGACGAGGCGAAGAGCGACGGGCCGAACATGCTCCCGCTCGACGCGCTGCCCGAGTTGTTCACGCGGTGCCTGCGAATCCGAGCCGCCCTCAGTAACGCTGTTTCCCAGGGTTCGGGGTCCAAATTCCCGGCGGATGACAAGAAAGCGTCGTGA
- a CDS encoding ATP-grasp domain-containing protein, with product MPQAVSEMKWKFPMRVFVYEYMTATGTGREPDSPDHGMYREGSAMRDAVAEDFARVAGVTVETLDRFEGNDHERELQRVAERSDWSLVIAPETDGQLDRDCRAVRQSVSALLGSSVGAVALTSDKLALAAHWRAHGVRTPATTDRAPTPCEAFPVVWKPRDGAGSTDTFLIRDRFELAPALAARTPAHSMILQEFVPGRAASVAFLCGPRGHLPLLPAFQLLSSDGRFKYRGGELPIPDDLAARAVKLGRAAVECVPELLGFVGVDLVLGDAPDGSGDYAIEINPRLTTSYIGLRALADFNLAEAVLGVAKGEDVRAPRWKPGRVRFGPDGSAHHL from the coding sequence ATGCCGCAAGCCGTCTCCGAAATGAAGTGGAAATTCCCGATGCGCGTGTTCGTTTACGAGTACATGACCGCAACCGGTACCGGGCGCGAACCCGATTCGCCCGATCACGGGATGTACCGCGAAGGCTCCGCGATGCGGGACGCGGTGGCCGAAGATTTCGCTCGCGTGGCGGGAGTTACGGTCGAAACACTCGATCGATTTGAAGGGAACGATCACGAACGCGAGCTCCAGCGCGTTGCGGAGCGAAGCGATTGGTCACTCGTGATCGCGCCCGAAACGGACGGACAACTCGATCGCGACTGTCGCGCGGTGCGCCAATCGGTGAGTGCGCTGCTCGGGTCATCGGTGGGAGCCGTTGCCCTCACCTCAGATAAGCTCGCGCTCGCGGCCCACTGGCGTGCGCACGGCGTGCGCACGCCGGCGACAACGGACCGCGCCCCGACCCCGTGTGAAGCCTTTCCGGTGGTGTGGAAGCCGCGCGACGGGGCCGGATCGACGGACACGTTTCTGATCCGCGACCGGTTCGAGTTGGCGCCCGCGCTCGCGGCCCGCACACCCGCGCACTCGATGATCCTTCAGGAGTTCGTGCCCGGGCGCGCGGCGAGTGTCGCGTTCCTGTGCGGCCCGCGCGGGCACTTACCCCTTCTGCCCGCTTTCCAATTACTGAGTAGCGACGGGCGATTCAAATACAGGGGGGGGGAGTTGCCGATCCCGGACGACCTCGCGGCCCGCGCCGTGAAACTCGGCCGTGCTGCGGTGGAGTGCGTGCCCGAGTTGCTCGGATTCGTGGGCGTCGATCTGGTACTGGGCGACGCGCCTGATGGCTCGGGCGATTACGCTATCGAGATCAACCCGCGGCTCACCACATCGTACATCGGGCTCCGCGCGCTCGCGGATTTCAACCTCGCCGAGGCCGTGCTCGGTGTCGCGAAGGGAGAGGACGTTCGCGCGCCCCGGTGGAAGCCGGGGCGCGTGCGGTTCGGTCCCGACGGGTCCGCGCATCACCTATGA
- a CDS encoding efflux RND transporter periplasmic adaptor subunit, protein MKVSSTLAVSLALISLSLPACERTHAEEKEQHQEHQKIVVTSPQAKDVVLTQQYVCQIRSQRNIEVRALQEGYLEPIPVREGQTVSTGDVLFRVVPTLYKAKLDAERAEAQFARVERDNAKRLCDQKVISIQEVALYEAKLAKAEARAEQAAAELNFTVVTARFDGIIDRLYQQQGSLVKKEDLLTTLSDNSVMWVYFNVPEARYLDYKMHQGKSQENGQLKLLDSRIELVLADGSKFDQSAGDTVTIEGKFNNETGNIPFRADFPNPERLLRHGQTGSVLIHQTVHNAIVIPQRATFEVLDKRYVYVVGEDHVVHQRLITIQHEMDDVFIIKSGIGVDEKIILEGGRQVHEGEKVEYEFRKSAEALANQKNHAE, encoded by the coding sequence ATGAAAGTCTCGTCGACCCTGGCCGTCAGTCTGGCGCTGATTTCCCTTTCTCTACCCGCTTGCGAGCGCACGCACGCGGAGGAGAAGGAGCAGCACCAGGAGCACCAAAAGATCGTGGTCACCAGCCCTCAGGCAAAGGACGTCGTTCTCACCCAGCAATACGTCTGCCAGATCCGCTCTCAGCGCAACATCGAAGTCCGTGCTTTGCAGGAAGGCTATCTCGAGCCGATCCCGGTCAGGGAGGGCCAGACGGTGAGTACGGGCGACGTGCTGTTCAGGGTGGTACCCACGCTGTACAAGGCGAAGTTGGACGCCGAGCGGGCCGAGGCCCAGTTCGCGCGGGTGGAGCGCGATAACGCCAAGAGATTGTGCGATCAGAAAGTGATCTCGATTCAGGAGGTGGCACTGTACGAGGCTAAACTGGCCAAGGCCGAGGCCCGGGCGGAACAGGCGGCGGCCGAACTGAACTTTACCGTGGTCACCGCACGGTTCGACGGCATCATCGACCGCTTGTACCAGCAGCAGGGCAGTTTGGTGAAAAAGGAGGACCTCCTCACGACCTTGTCCGACAACAGCGTGATGTGGGTTTATTTCAACGTCCCCGAGGCCCGCTACCTCGACTACAAAATGCACCAGGGTAAGAGTCAGGAGAACGGGCAGCTCAAACTCTTGGATTCGCGAATCGAACTCGTGCTGGCGGACGGTAGCAAGTTCGATCAGTCCGCCGGCGACACCGTCACCATCGAGGGAAAATTCAACAACGAGACCGGGAACATCCCCTTCCGCGCGGATTTTCCGAACCCGGAGCGCCTGCTGCGCCACGGTCAGACCGGCAGCGTGTTGATTCACCAAACGGTCCACAACGCCATCGTCATCCCGCAGCGGGCGACGTTCGAGGTTCTCGACAAGCGGTACGTGTACGTCGTCGGTGAGGACCACGTGGTGCACCAGCGCCTGATCACGATCCAGCACGAAATGGACGACGTCTTTATCATCAAGAGCGGAATCGGTGTGGACGAGAAGATCATACTCGAGGGGGGCCGGCAGGTTCACGAGGGCGAGAAGGTGGAGTACGAGTTCCGTAAGTCGGCAGAAGCTCTGGCGAACCAAAAAAATCACGCGGAATAG
- a CDS encoding efflux RND transporter permease subunit produces the protein MFTQILHRPALAIVISILLLFLGVLGIKTLPVAQFPNVAPPTVQVSIAYPGASANVLVDSVLIPLEQSINGVQNMRYMVSSATSAGEAAILIYFEPGTDPDINVVNVQNRVNIMLSRLPPLVVREGILVSQVVPSMLMYVNIFSTDPNADQKDLFNFTNVNVMPVLKRIQGMGIPRNLGNRTFAMRIWLNPDLMRARAISTEDVMKALAEQSIIGSPGRIGQATGQTSQSIEYVLTYKGRYNKADDYGNIILRANANGEILRLHQVCGVPDPIKPDVRKALPAVIGGAGAAVLPKSPPPGIELGSEFFDIYSDINGHPAASIILKQSPGSNAAVVIEEIKKELEQIKKESFPPGMDYELAYDVSRFLDASIEKVLHTLLEAFILVSLVVYMFLGDLRSTLIPILAVPVSLVGTFFVLQLMGLSINLITLFALVLAIGVVVDDAIVVVEAVHAKMGEKHLSPYRATMEVLHEISGAIIAITLVMTAVFVPVTFIPGPVGTFYRQFGITMATSIVLSGLVALTLTPVLCAMILKPHAGGHSNHTNHTTHAKKRLGLQVVLVYVAGGLLVLAPITYLAYYLWGAVGFLFILLPFVRGPFDRAVEKVTSGYAGVLRRIVTRRTLSMAVVGGFAAGIVVVNTKLPTGFIPGEDQGIIYAVIQTPPGSTLEYTNAKSHELEEIAKEVEEVTSVTSLAGYEVLTEGRGSNAGTCIINLKNWTDRKRTARQIIEELEEKCGRMSNVKLEFFEPPAVPGFGAAGGVSVVLLDKTNTSDYQRLGEVNEKFMAALKKRKELNNLFTFFATDYPQYELIINDDILYQKGLTKAKVLDNLNIQIGSTYEQGFILFNQFYKVYVQASPEFRRLPKDLKDMFIKSEREIEIKNEKTGNMEKVRVEGEMVPYSAFMELKKKQGLNEITRYNLYPSATIQGAPAAGYSSGQAIKAIQEVAAETLPRGYGIDWAGLSYDESKKGNEAIYIFLVVIAFVYLVLVGQYESFILPLAVILSLPIGVFGSFFCLQAMGLANDVYAQIGLIMLVGLLGKNAILIVEFAVQRRQEGLSLKDAAIEGGKLRFRPIQMTSFAFIAGLLPLVLATGAGAIGNRTIGTTGAGGMLVGTVVGVLIIPGLYYLFGRIADGRKLLQDEVDGPLSEIFERAPLESHGAESEHLPFDAGPASPPPPESPPHHPPSDSPPSDGAQN, from the coding sequence ATGTTCACACAGATCCTCCATCGGCCGGCACTGGCGATCGTCATCTCGATCCTCCTCTTGTTCCTGGGCGTGCTGGGGATCAAGACCCTTCCGGTCGCACAGTTCCCCAACGTCGCGCCGCCGACCGTTCAGGTGTCCATTGCGTATCCGGGGGCCAGTGCCAACGTTTTGGTCGATTCGGTTCTGATTCCGTTGGAGCAATCCATCAACGGCGTCCAGAACATGCGGTACATGGTCTCCTCCGCTACCAGCGCCGGTGAGGCGGCGATCCTGATCTACTTCGAGCCGGGCACGGACCCCGACATCAACGTCGTGAACGTGCAGAACCGGGTCAACATCATGCTGAGCCGGCTCCCGCCGCTGGTGGTGCGGGAGGGGATTCTCGTCAGCCAGGTCGTCCCCAGCATGCTGATGTACGTGAACATTTTCAGCACGGACCCGAACGCCGACCAGAAGGACCTGTTCAACTTCACCAACGTCAACGTCATGCCCGTGCTCAAGCGGATCCAGGGCATGGGCATTCCCAGAAACCTCGGCAACCGCACGTTCGCGATGCGGATCTGGCTGAACCCCGACCTCATGCGCGCCCGCGCGATATCCACCGAAGATGTCATGAAGGCCCTGGCGGAGCAGAGTATAATTGGCTCGCCCGGGCGAATCGGCCAAGCAACGGGTCAGACGTCGCAGTCCATCGAGTACGTCTTGACCTATAAGGGGCGATACAACAAGGCGGACGATTACGGAAACATCATTCTGAGGGCGAACGCCAACGGCGAGATCCTGCGACTCCACCAGGTCTGTGGCGTCCCGGACCCGATCAAGCCCGACGTCCGGAAAGCGCTGCCGGCCGTCATCGGCGGCGCCGGCGCGGCGGTTCTACCTAAGTCCCCACCGCCCGGCATCGAGCTGGGCTCCGAGTTCTTCGATATTTACTCGGACATCAACGGTCACCCCGCGGCGTCCATCATTCTCAAGCAAAGTCCCGGCTCCAACGCCGCGGTGGTCATTGAGGAAATCAAGAAGGAACTCGAGCAAATTAAGAAGGAATCGTTCCCGCCCGGCATGGACTACGAACTCGCCTACGACGTTTCCCGCTTCCTCGACGCCTCTATCGAAAAGGTGCTGCACACGCTGCTCGAGGCGTTCATTTTAGTGTCTCTGGTGGTCTACATGTTTCTCGGGGATCTGCGGTCCACGCTGATCCCGATCCTCGCGGTTCCGGTGTCCCTCGTCGGGACCTTCTTTGTTTTGCAGTTGATGGGTTTGTCGATCAACCTGATCACGCTCTTCGCACTGGTCCTCGCGATCGGGGTCGTGGTGGACGACGCGATCGTGGTGGTCGAAGCGGTCCACGCCAAGATGGGCGAAAAGCACCTGTCGCCGTACCGAGCGACGATGGAAGTGCTCCACGAGATCAGCGGCGCGATCATCGCCATCACCCTGGTGATGACGGCCGTCTTCGTTCCGGTGACGTTCATTCCCGGGCCGGTCGGCACCTTCTACCGCCAGTTCGGGATCACGATGGCCACGTCCATCGTTCTCTCCGGTCTGGTGGCCCTGACGCTGACGCCCGTGCTCTGTGCGATGATCCTCAAGCCCCACGCCGGCGGCCACTCGAACCATACGAACCACACGACCCACGCAAAAAAGCGGCTCGGACTACAAGTCGTTCTGGTGTACGTTGCGGGCGGGCTGTTGGTCCTGGCGCCAATCACTTATCTGGCGTACTATTTGTGGGGAGCGGTCGGCTTCCTGTTCATTCTGCTGCCCTTTGTGCGGGGGCCTTTTGACCGCGCCGTCGAGAAGGTCACGAGCGGCTACGCGGGGGTCCTCCGGCGCATCGTGACGCGCCGGACGCTGAGCATGGCCGTCGTCGGGGGCTTCGCCGCCGGCATTGTTGTCGTCAACACGAAGCTCCCGACCGGGTTCATCCCCGGCGAGGACCAGGGCATCATCTACGCGGTCATCCAGACTCCGCCGGGCTCGACGCTCGAGTACACCAACGCCAAGTCCCACGAACTCGAGGAGATCGCCAAAGAGGTCGAAGAAGTCACCTCCGTCACCTCGTTGGCCGGGTACGAGGTGCTGACCGAGGGCCGGGGCTCGAACGCGGGAACCTGCATCATCAACCTGAAAAACTGGACCGACCGCAAACGGACCGCGCGCCAGATCATTGAAGAACTCGAGGAAAAATGCGGCCGGATGTCCAACGTCAAACTCGAGTTCTTTGAACCCCCCGCGGTTCCCGGCTTCGGCGCGGCCGGGGGCGTCTCCGTGGTGCTCCTCGACAAAACGAACACGTCCGACTACCAGCGGCTCGGGGAGGTGAACGAAAAGTTCATGGCCGCCCTGAAGAAGCGCAAAGAACTGAACAATCTGTTCACCTTCTTCGCCACCGACTACCCGCAGTACGAATTGATCATCAACGACGACATCCTCTACCAGAAGGGGCTAACGAAGGCAAAAGTGTTGGACAATCTCAACATCCAAATTGGCAGCACTTACGAGCAGGGCTTCATTCTCTTCAACCAGTTCTACAAGGTCTACGTTCAGGCGTCGCCGGAGTTCCGGCGGCTCCCCAAGGATTTGAAGGACATGTTCATCAAGAGCGAACGCGAGATCGAGATCAAGAACGAAAAAACTGGGAACATGGAAAAGGTCCGTGTAGAAGGGGAAATGGTCCCCTACTCCGCGTTCATGGAACTCAAGAAGAAGCAGGGCTTGAACGAGATCACGCGCTACAACCTGTACCCCTCCGCCACCATTCAAGGTGCCCCCGCCGCCGGCTACAGCAGCGGGCAAGCCATCAAAGCGATCCAGGAGGTCGCAGCCGAGACGCTGCCGCGTGGGTACGGGATCGACTGGGCCGGCCTCTCTTACGACGAGTCGAAAAAGGGGAACGAGGCGATCTATATCTTTCTGGTCGTCATCGCCTTCGTCTATCTCGTGCTCGTCGGCCAGTACGAGAGTTTTATCCTGCCGCTGGCGGTAATCCTGTCGCTGCCGATCGGCGTCTTCGGTTCCTTCTTCTGCCTGCAGGCGATGGGGCTGGCGAACGACGTGTACGCCCAGATCGGTCTGATCATGCTGGTCGGTCTGCTCGGCAAGAACGCGATCCTGATCGTCGAGTTCGCGGTCCAGCGGCGCCAGGAGGGGCTGTCACTCAAGGACGCGGCCATCGAAGGGGGGAAATTGCGCTTCCGGCCGATTCAGATGACCTCCTTCGCCTTCATCGCGGGGCTCCTTCCGTTGGTCCTGGCCACCGGCGCCGGGGCGATCGGGAACCGAACCATCGGCACCACGGGGGCCGGCGGGATGCTCGTGGGTACTGTGGTCGGGGTTCTGATAATTCCCGGCTTGTATTACTTGTTCGGTCGGATCGCCGACGGGCGCAAACTTCTCCAGGACGAGGTGGACGGGCCTCTCAGCGAGATTTTTGAGCGTGCCCCATTAGAGTCGCACGGCGCCGAGAGCGAGCACTTACCGTTCGATGCCGGTCCCGCCAGCCCGCCGCCCCCCGAGTCTCCGCCCCACCATCCGCCGTCGGACTCCCCCCCGTCGGACGGAGCCCAGAACTGA
- a CDS encoding TolC family protein: MNLLVRFPNAKRRRYVIARVIACGALVLPSCRIPELRQADPGPILPASFTGAISDAPSGTISGTIGEAAGGLIGGLIGPPISSGSSGQLGVEEFYNDRILTQLIDQAMLNNRELKILNEEVQVARNEVLARQGAYLPFVTAGGGTGLDLSSRFTRDGAVDSQLDIRPNQPIHNPLPDFRMGLNLFWRLDIWRALRNARDAAAQRYIAASEKRNDFVTRLVAEIAENYYGLMALDKRLETLNKTIELQQRSLEVAIAKKDAGRGTELGVQRFQAEVRKNQSEKLIVLQDIVEGENRINFRLNRVPAPVARASADFFDLNINTLSLGAPSQLLQNRPDIRQAERELEAAGLDVKVARAHFFPDLTITAGVGYQAFNPKYLFNTPEALAANVAGDLMAPLINKKAIRAEYLSANAKQLESVYNYQRVVLNAFTEVVNRVSMVENYRKSIEIKKQQLSALEASVDSASKLFDNARAEYVEVLLAQRDFMDARMVLIETKRQQLAAVVNAYQALGGGNSLSVPAGPPLPPRRWKK; encoded by the coding sequence ATGAATCTCTTAGTGCGATTTCCGAACGCGAAGCGCCGGAGGTACGTGATCGCGCGAGTGATCGCGTGCGGCGCGCTGGTTTTGCCATCCTGTCGGATACCCGAACTGCGCCAGGCGGACCCGGGGCCGATCCTACCGGCGAGTTTCACCGGGGCGATCAGTGACGCGCCCAGCGGGACGATTAGCGGAACGATCGGCGAGGCGGCCGGTGGGCTGATCGGCGGGCTAATCGGCCCACCGATCAGTTCGGGAAGCTCTGGCCAGCTCGGGGTAGAAGAATTCTATAACGACAGAATTCTCACGCAGTTGATCGATCAGGCGATGCTTAACAACCGGGAACTGAAGATCCTCAACGAGGAAGTTCAGGTCGCCCGGAACGAGGTTCTTGCGCGCCAAGGGGCGTACCTCCCCTTCGTCACCGCCGGGGGCGGTACGGGGTTGGATCTGTCCAGCCGCTTCACGCGCGACGGGGCCGTCGATAGCCAACTCGATATTCGCCCCAACCAGCCCATTCACAACCCGCTGCCCGATTTCCGAATGGGTCTCAACCTCTTCTGGCGGCTGGACATCTGGCGGGCACTACGCAACGCACGGGACGCCGCGGCCCAGCGCTACATCGCCGCCAGCGAGAAGCGGAACGACTTCGTGACCCGTCTCGTCGCCGAAATTGCCGAGAATTACTACGGCCTTATGGCGCTCGACAAGCGGCTCGAAACTCTGAACAAAACCATCGAGCTGCAGCAACGGAGCCTCGAGGTCGCCATCGCCAAGAAGGACGCGGGACGGGGCACCGAACTCGGCGTCCAGCGCTTCCAGGCCGAGGTTCGCAAGAACCAGAGTGAAAAGCTGATCGTTCTACAGGATATCGTTGAGGGCGAGAACCGTATTAACTTCCGCCTCAATCGCGTACCGGCGCCCGTCGCCCGTGCGTCCGCGGACTTCTTCGATCTCAACATTAACACCCTGAGCCTGGGGGCGCCCTCGCAGCTCCTTCAGAACCGCCCCGACATCCGGCAAGCCGAGCGCGAGCTGGAAGCCGCCGGACTCGACGTGAAGGTCGCCCGCGCCCACTTCTTTCCGGACCTGACCATCACCGCCGGCGTGGGCTACCAGGCTTTCAATCCCAAGTACCTGTTCAACACGCCGGAGGCCCTGGCCGCTAACGTCGCCGGCGACCTGATGGCACCGCTAATCAACAAAAAGGCGATCCGGGCCGAGTACCTGAGCGCGAACGCCAAACAATTGGAGAGCGTGTACAACTACCAGCGCGTGGTCCTCAACGCTTTCACCGAGGTCGTCAACCGCGTGTCGATGGTGGAGAACTACCGCAAGAGCATCGAGATCAAGAAACAGCAGTTGTCCGCGCTCGAGGCCTCGGTCGACTCTGCCAGCAAACTGTTCGATAACGCCCGCGCGGAATACGTGGAAGTGCTGCTGGCCCAGCGCGACTTCATGGACGCGAGAATGGTCCTGATCGAAACGAAGAGGCAGCAACTGGCGGCCGTCGTAAATGCCTACCAAGCCCTCGGTGGTGGTAACTCGTTGTCGGTTCCGGCCGGGCCGCCACTGCCCCCCCGCCGGTGGAAGAAGTAA
- a CDS encoding beta-propeller domain-containing protein, translating into MRPLNWLLAACVFSGVAGSSAAADPTAHRIMFAEYGKGPNRLVELGADGKVTWEHKFPSTAVIFDALPNGHVIYAYGGKPTGVQEIDRDHKVIWNYESKCPQVLGSRRLPNGNTLLAEQGPCRAVEVDKDGKVVRTTPLTTTEKGYHLQVRNVHKLANGNVLAAHEGEGAVREVDADGKVVWEYAKVENAGEAVRLANGNTLIACGTQKRIIEVTPKGEVAWEFGPKDAPELNLTWISSLQVLKNGNYVVGNFLRGQEGKGAHAFEVTRGKKVVWMFADHKLAQSITTVRVLGDK; encoded by the coding sequence GTGCGCCCTCTCAACTGGTTGCTGGCTGCTTGTGTATTCTCTGGCGTCGCGGGTTCGTCGGCCGCGGCCGACCCCACCGCACACCGGATCATGTTTGCGGAATACGGGAAAGGGCCGAACCGGTTGGTCGAATTGGGTGCCGATGGAAAGGTGACATGGGAGCACAAGTTCCCGAGCACCGCGGTCATTTTTGACGCGCTCCCCAACGGGCACGTGATCTACGCCTACGGGGGCAAGCCGACCGGGGTGCAGGAAATCGACCGCGACCACAAAGTGATCTGGAATTACGAGAGCAAGTGCCCCCAGGTGCTCGGGAGCCGCCGCCTGCCGAACGGGAACACGTTGCTCGCCGAGCAGGGGCCGTGCCGGGCGGTGGAGGTCGACAAGGACGGGAAGGTTGTGCGGACGACCCCGCTGACCACAACCGAGAAGGGGTATCACCTCCAGGTGCGGAACGTTCACAAGCTGGCAAATGGAAACGTCCTCGCCGCGCACGAGGGCGAGGGGGCGGTCCGAGAGGTGGACGCGGACGGGAAGGTCGTGTGGGAGTACGCGAAAGTGGAGAACGCCGGGGAAGCGGTTCGCCTGGCCAACGGAAACACCCTGATCGCCTGCGGAACCCAGAAGCGGATTATTGAGGTCACACCGAAGGGCGAGGTGGCCTGGGAGTTCGGCCCCAAGGACGCCCCGGAGTTAAACCTGACGTGGATCTCCAGTTTGCAGGTGCTGAAGAACGGAAACTACGTGGTGGGTAACTTCCTCCGCGGGCAGGAGGGGAAGGGCGCCCACGCCTTCGAGGTGACCCGGGGGAAGAAGGTGGTGTGGATGTTCGCTGACCACAAACTGGCGCAGTCGATCACCACCGTCCGGGTTCTTGGCGACAAGTGA